TCACTTGAACAGCCCTGGTcagaggagacaaagaagagaaacacaacaagTATGAAcccccccaaacaaaacaaaaaaaaactgcacataaGATACACAAAACCATCAGACTTTGGGGCAaaacatcaaacttttttttttttattattattgtcctCAAACCTGAGAGTATGACCGATGAGCTCATCACGTTACCAACCATCAAACCACAGAAGGACCCGAAGGAAGAAGTTTACGGCGTTTGTTCCACAGTCGACAGTGAATCACCAGTGAGGGATGACTGACATTTATTACAAACATTTGTTCAGTTACATCTTCTTCGTTTCATGACCAACATCACATCGTTTGGCGCCCGATCCTGCTAATATCGACCCGCTCGCGACGTCAGAAACATCAGTGTCGGTTCTCTGGCTGCGCCTTTTAAAAACCGAACTTCATAGACACACCCGAGCGGATCGAGATATTAACGCGAACAGCGCACGCGCTtttacgcacgcacgcacacacacacacacacacacacacacactgtagaaaaATAGAGCGACCACTAATTGAATCCAGTTTAAACGGATCCAAGACTTttccatacaaaaaaaaaaaaaaaaataataaagaaaaatcgGTCCATGAGCAATCAGTGAAGGTGAGACGAGCACAACGTGCCAGCCTATCCAGCCTGGGGATGGGGCTTCGGCAAGGCTTCAGGCTATCTGTCACAGAGTCCAGTCCATCGTcgatgcgggggggggggggacacaacaTAATGTACCATGTGTGAACATTTGATAGcagctttttaatattttgcacTGAAGTGGCAGGCGGGCTCGGCATCTTCCCCAACTACACATGGAGCACCGCGGTCTGGGAAGTCTCCAGATCGTCCCTGTACTGCTCCAGCCAGCTTCTGAGGCCGGAGATCCGGTATCCCTCCGGACCCCGGCCCCCCTGGTACACCACGCGCTCGTCCCTGACGATGTAGAGCCTCTCGAAGTAGGCTCCGTACGCGGCGTTGGACGAGTTGTCCATGTCGTCCACCACCACGCTGCTGCCGGGCACCTCGGCGAGCATCAGCTGGGCGGCTCTGAGCCGGTCCTCCAGGCAGCGGTGCTTGGGGATCTGATACGGCGCGTCCGAGCTCACCCAGCCGTCGGACGGATGCGCCTCCTCGATATATACAACTACAAAGTCCGCAATGTCCGCGTACTGGCTCACGACGCGCTGGAACGCCGCCAGGCGCGTCATGAACGGCGGTCAAGAGCAGCTGCCGAAGTTGAGAATGAGCGGCCTCTTCCCCCTCATGCAGTCCAGGATCCGGACCCGCCGCTGCTCCTGGACCAGCACCACCTCGGTGTTGGGCGCACTGCGCCCGAGGTGCGCGGATTTGAAAAAGTCCAATTTCTGTCCGTACCACACGGCCCTGAGGGACTCCAAGGTGAACATCTTGTTGGAGTCGGAGACGCACACCGGCGGGTCGTCCGCGCTGTCCTGCCGGTCTCCCATGTTCAGCAGCACTTTTTTCCTGATGCACAAGAAATCCAGGAGCCACAGCATGACCGCGGCCAGGAGGAACCGGGGCAGCAGCATCAGGCACAGGGCGGCGTGCTTCAGCGCCCGCGCCATCTGGACACTGCCCGAGTCGTGCATCACCGGCGGGATGCGACCGAGCCGGCGAAAGACACACAACTGGTATTTAGTCACCTTTACCCATTGGAGAAAACTATCTGACGCACGCAGGCGCCCTTTTTATAGGTACAGCGGCATTTGaataatggaaagaaaaaagaacacgcCTCCGGTACCCGCACCGCCCACTCACATGGTGGGGATTACCTCCCATCaactctgagagagagagagagaaagagagagagagagagagagatagatagagagagaaggagagagagagagagagagggagagagagaggggggggagggagaggggggggggagagagagagagagagagggagagggagagggagagagagagagagagagggagagagagggggagagagagatagatagagagagaaggagagagagagagagacagagagagagagagagagagagagagagagggagagagagagggggggggagggagagggggggagagagagagagagagagagggagagggagagagagagagagagagggagagagagagagagagagagagagagagagagagggagagagagagagggagagagagagagagagagagggagagggagagagagagagagggagagagagagggggagagagagagagagagagaaagagagagagggagagagagagagagagaggggggggggggagggggggagagagagagagagagggagggagagagagagggagagggagagagagagagagagagagagagagagagagagagagggagagagagggagagggagagagagagagggagagagagagagggagagggagagagagagagagagagagagagagagagagagagggagagagagagagagagagggggggagagagagagagagagagagagagagagggagagagagagagagagagggagagagagagggagagagagagagggagagagagagagagagagggagagggagagagagagagagagagagagagagggggagagagagagagagagagaaagagagagagggagagagagagagagagagaggggggggggagagggggggagagagagagagagggggggggagagggggggagagagagagagagagggagggagagagagagagagagagagggagtgggagagagagagaggggggagagagagagagagagagagagagggagagagggagagggagagagagggagtgggagagagagagaggggggggagagagagagagagagagagagagggagtgggagagagagagagggggggagagagagagagagagagagagagagagagagagagagagggagagggagagagagggagtgggagagagagagagggggggagagagagagagagagagagagagagggagagggagagagggggggagagagagagaggggggggagagagagagagggagtgggagagagagagagagagggggggggagagagagagagagcgagagagatagagagagatagatagagagagagagagacagagggagagagagagagaaagagagggagagggagagagaaagagagacagagacagagggagagggagagagagagagagagggggagagagagagagagagagagacagagacagagggagagggagagagagagagagagagagagagagggagtgagagagagagagagagggagtgagagagagagggagagagagagtgagggagagggagagagggagtgagaggcGCCCGGAGGAGGCTGAGCGTCTGTCTCCAGTGCACGTGTGAAGACGAGACATGACAGCGGATGGATGTTCCTCACGTCGCCGTGAGACACTCGGGCCACTCTTTGATTGGCTGTAGCCGAACGCACAGTTGGTCCCGAAAGTCTCAAAAGGAAAGAAGCATTTGGCTTCACGTCATTCTGCCTGCGCCCCCCTAAAGGTCTGAGGGGCGAGTGCAGGACGCTCCGCGGCCACTAGGCGGCGCTGGACTCATGCGGAGCGTGGAGGCTGGATGAGTCATTCAGGGATCTGCCTCAGAGCCCCCGAGCAGCccgagaggagcagcaggcacAGTGAAGCTGCATTGGCAAAACTGAGACATGCTCAATAAATCAAAGCTCAGCTTTTCTTTTATGCACCAATTCTACAAAGGACATTTTTGAACTATTTGGACTACCTGTCCAACATGGCTCTCATCCTCATTGGGACTCGGCTGGTGAAGTATAGGTCCAACAAAGTGCAACACTGAAACATTGCATTCCTTCCTCTTTAAAACTCAATCGCTATCAGATACAAGGCGATGGCAGTCTTAACCCCGATCGCAGTGGAAACGTCAGTCACATGACCTCCCTCTGAAACCGTACACCTTGTCCCAGGTGTTGACCTACTTGTGACTACTTGTTTCTGTTTCCCTGATTCCATAGAGGTGTTATCTTGTGCCATAATGTCTATCACACCCCCGACCTGTCACCActccctgcctgtgtgtgtgtgtgtgtgtgtgtgtttaatcctTGTCCCTCCTTGTCCCCACCTGctactgtctttctctctccacgtcTTGTGTGTAATTCACCTCCAACACACCGACGGAAAACATTAAGCCTATTATCGGGCAACAGAAACTCCCTTGTTACTCGGCATCCGTTTTTTAACGGGCGTTATTATCACAATTGGACAAAACTTTCATCAAAGAGATGGAGGCGACGCTGACCCCAAGAGCAGACAGAGATACTCAAGGGAGCAACAcgcagaggtggagggagacgTAAGGACAATCGAGCGGAGAGAAGATTTATATAAGTGAGGAAAGTGGcgtctggaggaggcggaggaggggggagaagggaggaggcaGACGCGTGGAGAGCCCCTTCATCACATCGCAGGGAAAAATAAGGACACTGGAGAGATGTGCTGCAGTAGTCCTCTGAAGCATGAGATGTCTGGGCCACATGGAGACGTATCATGAACAGATTCATTTGTACTTGGAAAATCAGACGTGAAGGCGTGTGTTGATGCAGGCTGGATGACTAGAAGAGGCAATTACCAGGAACAATTCTTGAGTTTTATCCATCATCTTGTCACCATGGATGAAAGAAATGTCTTCAACACAAATCAACAGGAAACACACGGCAGAGAGTCGACAATAAACAAAAAGgctttaacttgttttttttactgtgggcCGTATAGTTTCTCTCAGATGCAGTAGGATATCATCAAGTAGTTGCAGAGGTGTGGGAATACAAACCTCATCACTACGCTAAGTCCCCGTGAGACAAGATGCAAACAGTCCGGCGATCAGACAAGCCGACAGCTGAGGCTTCATGTCACGCTGTACGTCGTTTAATGATCTGAAAGATTCCCTGAGATTAACGACTCGCGAGCGCCCGTGTCATCAAGAACTCTGGATGGCCACTGTCAGTCTTTAAGCTTGTCACTCATCGGGGAttccaaaaaattacaaacttaACAAATGATAAGCTCAATTTctccaaagaaaaagaaatgtgtccgGGCCCAATTTTTTCCGGACATTTTGCCCGAGTTCAAGACTAGAAACATGAAATCAATGGTCGAACACATTGAGCAGAGGGCAAACAACGAGCCTGCGATTCCAACTGGGTCCTTCCGTCTTTTGGTATGACATTTAACTAGGAGTAATATTTGAGATCTGCAAACACTGTGACGCTTGTGAAAAAGGGCGGCACTCCAGACTGACTTCATAAGGGACGTTTCGGGTTTGCCCAAAAACACGTGGCGCACTAGTGCTATGTCtttcttttatattatttagCACTATTAGATGGTGTTATCTTTATTCTCACACACTGGAGACACTCCCACTGCGAAGCCAAAGGGAGCACTTTTACTTTATGGGAAAAGTGAATGtatgttaaatatagtaacaatATAGTAACAGGACGAGCGCACAACAATAAGTGGGTCCGAGGTGAACCAGGAAGTCTGTCTTTAAACCACGACACGctgcttcttttgtgttttctcctccaaATACATGTGGTTTGTTTTAGAACTGTCTGATC
This sequence is a window from Scophthalmus maximus strain ysfricsl-2021 chromosome 18, ASM2237912v1, whole genome shotgun sequence. Protein-coding genes within it:
- the LOC118290077 gene encoding thyroxine 5-deiodinase-like; amino-acid sequence: MHDSGSVQMARALKHAALCLMLLPRFLLAAVMLWLLDFLCIRKKVLLNMGDRQDSADDPPVCVSDSNKMFTLESLRAVWYGQKLDFFKSAHLGRSAPNTEVVLVQEQRRVRILDCMRGKRPLILNFGSCSUPPFMTRLAAFQRVVSQYADIADFVVVYIEEAHPSDGWVSSDAPYQIPKHRCLEDRLRAAQLMLAEVPGSSVVVDDMDNSSNAAYGAYFERLYIVRDERVVYQGGRGPEGYRISGLRSWLEQYRDDLETSQTAVLHV